The Persephonella sp. IF05-L8 genome contains a region encoding:
- a CDS encoding bifunctional diguanylate cyclase/phosphodiesterase has product MYTKRSKYGLEEGKIYRVETDKELNILQVSQNEFLGYKDIIGKNFVDLIQKRQVNEFITKIEELKKGKNFVFIPKLRVISADKKIEYVDTVILNYNERICIYLINVTDSYEKEKILKEILELAPVGIFLHIKFKPIFTNPKVLEITEMSEEELKDFDIQKLKNLIYPPDWKKIEKYLEKRLKGIRETADYIVRIKTPKGKIKWVHVVSDTVFVKGIPAALGIIQDVTKSISLERAYKLLSSINRTIINTTSVYLLFKRLLEILVDTGDFKLAIIEKFSPTRETIPIMYEADKEIAHKINIEKLSNKNSIQQEFSKIMDVYFAVSIPIIVNGKPEFVLSLYSDTPQFMSLKESEIFTEIAGDISLAISYIRKEHDLFRKEYFDNLTGIGNRRLLFRKLDELISEKTPFYLILIDIYNFKHINEVYGEETADLILKQFVDNIRKNITLHLIFRSGSDEIAVIYTGKNIINFINKLKNVIQTPLQVRNEVLHIDFNMAVVEYPKDARYRMELLLKAERTLEIAKKEGKNTIRFFNKEEYIKTRNFLSMEEIIENALRKDLFFVKLHPIVSFKTGEVVAAETLIRLQDENGNYISPSDFIPVAEQTGQIVLIDDLVLKKVNEIITQWKKENLKPVKISVNVTPSNIKNLVELFYNKNSYHKIQFSKEEIENLRNCVIFELTEREFAEIAENKKEIETLRKLGFEIAIDDFGTGYSNLNYLAETDIDFLKIDIYFVRNMLMNEKLFKLVKSIINIAKIFDIKTIAEGVEKAEEYTALKELGCDCYQGYHFCKPLPPEEFKKYLKKA; this is encoded by the coding sequence TTGTATACAAAAAGGAGTAAGTATGGCTTAGAGGAAGGAAAAATTTATAGAGTAGAAACAGATAAGGAATTAAATATTCTGCAAGTAAGTCAGAATGAGTTCTTAGGTTATAAAGATATAATAGGAAAGAATTTTGTTGATTTAATTCAAAAAAGACAGGTCAATGAGTTTATAACAAAAATAGAAGAGCTGAAAAAAGGGAAAAATTTCGTATTTATTCCTAAACTCCGTGTAATTTCTGCAGATAAAAAAATAGAATATGTAGACACAGTGATACTTAATTATAACGAAAGAATATGTATTTACCTGATAAATGTAACAGATAGTTATGAGAAGGAAAAAATACTTAAGGAAATCTTGGAACTCGCCCCGGTAGGAATATTTCTGCATATAAAATTCAAACCTATTTTTACAAACCCAAAAGTATTAGAAATTACAGAAATGTCAGAGGAAGAACTTAAAGATTTTGATATCCAAAAACTAAAAAATCTTATCTATCCACCAGACTGGAAGAAAATAGAAAAATACCTTGAGAAAAGACTAAAAGGAATAAGAGAGACTGCAGACTATATAGTAAGAATTAAAACCCCAAAAGGAAAAATAAAATGGGTTCATGTGGTTTCAGATACAGTTTTTGTTAAAGGTATACCTGCGGCTCTTGGAATAATACAAGATGTAACTAAAAGCATATCTCTGGAAAGAGCATATAAGCTCCTGTCCTCAATAAATAGAACTATAATAAATACAACTTCTGTGTATCTATTATTTAAGCGGCTTCTGGAAATCCTGGTAGATACCGGAGACTTCAAACTTGCAATTATTGAAAAATTTTCTCCTACCAGGGAAACCATTCCTATTATGTATGAAGCTGATAAGGAAATCGCCCATAAAATAAATATAGAAAAACTTTCCAATAAAAATTCTATCCAACAGGAATTTTCTAAAATTATGGATGTTTACTTTGCTGTCAGTATTCCTATAATTGTCAATGGTAAACCTGAATTTGTTTTATCTCTCTACTCAGACACACCCCAATTTATGAGTTTAAAAGAAAGTGAAATATTTACTGAAATAGCTGGAGATATATCTCTTGCAATCAGCTACATAAGAAAAGAGCATGATTTATTCCGAAAGGAGTATTTTGATAACCTAACAGGAATTGGTAATAGAAGATTACTTTTTAGAAAATTAGATGAACTTATATCAGAAAAAACTCCTTTTTACTTAATTCTGATAGATATATACAACTTTAAACATATAAATGAAGTTTATGGTGAAGAAACTGCAGATTTAATACTAAAACAATTTGTGGATAATATCAGAAAAAATATAACACTCCACCTTATTTTCAGAAGCGGTTCTGATGAAATTGCAGTTATATACACCGGGAAAAATATAATTAACTTTATAAACAAACTCAAAAATGTTATCCAAACACCTCTGCAGGTTAGAAATGAAGTATTACACATAGATTTTAATATGGCAGTGGTTGAGTATCCAAAAGATGCACGATATAGAATGGAACTCCTATTAAAAGCAGAAAGAACCCTTGAAATAGCCAAAAAAGAGGGTAAAAACACCATAAGATTTTTCAATAAAGAAGAGTATATAAAAACAAGAAATTTCTTATCTATGGAAGAAATTATAGAAAATGCATTAAGAAAAGACCTATTCTTTGTTAAACTACATCCTATTGTTTCCTTTAAAACCGGTGAAGTGGTTGCAGCAGAAACCCTAATAAGACTTCAGGATGAAAATGGTAATTATATATCTCCATCTGATTTTATTCCTGTCGCAGAACAGACAGGTCAGATTGTTTTAATTGATGACCTTGTCTTAAAAAAAGTAAATGAAATTATAACCCAATGGAAAAAAGAAAACTTAAAACCTGTAAAAATTTCTGTTAATGTAACTCCTTCTAATATCAAAAATTTAGTAGAGTTGTTTTATAATAAAAATTCCTATCACAAAATACAATTTTCCAAGGAAGAGATAGAAAATTTAAGGAACTGCGTTATTTTTGAACTAACAGAAAGAGAATTTGCCGAGATAGCAGAAAACAAGAAAGAAATAGAAACCTTGAGAAAACTGGGATTTGAGATAGCTATAGATGATTTTGGAACAGGATACTCCAATCTGAACTACCTTGCAGAGACAGATATAGATTTTCTGAAGATAGATATATACTTTGTTAGAAATATGCTTATGAATGAAAAATTATTCAAACTGGTTAAATCTATAATCAATATTGCAAAAATATTTGATATAAAAACAATTGCTGAAGGAGTGGAAAAAGCAGAAGAATACACAGCCCTGAAAGAACTGGGCTGTGATTGTTATCAGGGATACCATTTCTGTAAACCTTTACCCCCTGAAGAATTCAAAAAATATCTTAAAAAGGCCTAA
- the bioA gene encoding adenosylmethionine--8-amino-7-oxononanoate transaminase: MLNRKYLEEWDKEYFWHPFTQMKVYREEENVIVERGEGVYVYDIYGNKYLDGVASLWCNVHGHNHPKLNQAVIEQVQKIAHFTTLGASNVPAIVFAKNLVEITPPKLTKVFYSEDGAEAMEIAIKIAYHYWHNKGEKRKNKFVTLSEAYHGDTIGSVSVGGINIFHEKYKPLLFDVYKMPSPYLEAVKKVGREKALEYDTTKLLIEEVEEFIFKNHQEIAAFVLEAGVQGAAGILPFPKGYLKEIRRICDEYNILMIVDEVATGFGRSGYMFASEKEGIEPDIMALGKGITGGYLPLAATLVTDEIFNAFLGEFGEAKHFYHGHTYTGNPIACNVAIANLEVFEEEQTLKKLQPKIKLLEERLKEFWELKHVGDVRQYGFMAGVELVKDKEKMEPFPYGERTGFKVAKEMLKRGIWVRPLGDVMVIMPPLVISEDELNYFLDMLKESIKTLEG; this comes from the coding sequence ATGCTAAACAGAAAATATCTTGAGGAGTGGGATAAAGAGTATTTCTGGCATCCATTTACACAGATGAAAGTTTACAGGGAAGAGGAAAATGTTATTGTTGAAAGAGGCGAAGGTGTTTATGTGTATGATATTTATGGGAATAAATATTTAGATGGGGTTGCTTCTCTATGGTGTAATGTTCACGGACATAATCATCCAAAGCTAAATCAGGCAGTTATTGAGCAGGTTCAGAAAATAGCTCACTTTACCACCCTTGGAGCTTCAAATGTCCCTGCAATAGTCTTTGCCAAAAATCTTGTGGAGATTACTCCTCCGAAACTTACAAAGGTTTTCTATTCTGAAGATGGTGCTGAGGCAATGGAAATTGCCATCAAGATTGCATACCACTACTGGCACAACAAAGGGGAAAAACGTAAAAATAAGTTTGTAACTTTATCTGAAGCTTATCACGGTGATACTATAGGAAGTGTTTCTGTAGGTGGTATAAATATATTCCACGAAAAATATAAACCTCTCCTTTTTGATGTTTATAAAATGCCTTCTCCTTATCTTGAGGCAGTCAAAAAAGTAGGGAGAGAAAAAGCTCTTGAGTATGACACAACCAAGCTTCTTATAGAAGAAGTTGAGGAATTTATATTCAAAAATCATCAGGAGATAGCGGCATTCGTCCTTGAGGCAGGAGTGCAGGGGGCAGCAGGAATTCTGCCTTTCCCCAAAGGATATCTAAAAGAAATCAGAAGAATATGTGATGAGTATAACATTCTTATGATTGTTGATGAGGTTGCAACAGGCTTTGGAAGGTCAGGTTATATGTTTGCCTCCGAGAAGGAAGGAATTGAGCCAGATATAATGGCTCTTGGAAAAGGAATAACAGGTGGATATCTTCCCCTTGCAGCCACCCTTGTAACAGATGAAATTTTTAATGCATTTTTAGGGGAGTTTGGGGAAGCAAAACATTTTTATCACGGACATACTTATACAGGAAATCCGATAGCCTGCAATGTTGCAATAGCAAATCTGGAAGTTTTTGAGGAAGAACAGACATTAAAAAAACTTCAACCAAAGATAAAACTGTTAGAGGAAAGGTTAAAAGAATTCTGGGAACTAAAACATGTAGGAGATGTTAGACAATACGGATTTATGGCAGGAGTTGAACTGGTGAAGGATAAAGAAAAGATGGAGCCTTTTCCTTATGGAGAAAGAACAGGCTTCAAGGTGGCAAAAGAGATGCTTAAAAGGGGTATATGGGTAAGACCACTTGGAGATGTTATGGTGATAATGCCTCCCCTTGTTATATCTGAGGATGAACTGAATTATTTCTTAGATATGCTTAAAGAGAGTATCAAAACACTGGAAGGTTAG